The sequence ATCGGGTAGTAGCCCGTGCAGCGGCACAGGTTGCCGGCCAGGCCGCGGGCCACCTCGTCCCGGTCGGGCGCCGGGCAGGAGTCGAGCAGGGCGGCCCCGGCCACCAGGAAGCCGGGGATGCAGAACCCGCACTGGACGGCGCCGCAGTCCACGAACGCCTGCTGGAGCGGGTGGTCGAGGCCCTCGATGGTCCCGACGGTGGCGCCGTGGGCCGCCGGGGCCGGCACCAGGCAGGCGAGCACGGCCTGCCCGTCCAGGGTGACCGTGCAGGCGCCGCACTCGCCCTCCGCGCACCCCTCCTTGGCGCCGGTGAGCCCGGCGTCGCGCAGCCAGTCGAGCAGGGTTCTGCCGGTGGCGCCGCCGGCCGTCACCTCCCGGCCGTTGACCGTCGCCGTCACCTCGCCGTCCCCCGGCGCC comes from Acidimicrobiales bacterium and encodes:
- a CDS encoding (2Fe-2S)-binding protein, which encodes APGDGEVTATVNGREVTAGGATGRTLLDWLRDAGLTGAKEGCAEGECGACTVTLDGQAVLACLVPAPAAHGATVGTIEGLDHPLQQAFVDCGAVQCGFCIPGFLVAGAALLDSCPAPDRDEVARGLAGNLCRCTGYYPMFDAVAALAERR